Proteins encoded within one genomic window of Candidatus Methylomirabilota bacterium:
- the gatA gene encoding Asp-tRNA(Asn)/Glu-tRNA(Gln) amidotransferase subunit GatA, translated as MPIHELTSAYRRGETTPTAATEAYLARIAKLDGELGAYLTVTREHALRAAADADARYRAGTPLGPLDGAPLAYKDVLCTRGVTTTCGSRMLERFVPPYDATVIARLAAAGAVMLGKGNMDEFAMGSSTEHSAFKPTRNPWDLARVPGGSSGGPAAAVAAGLAAGGLGTDTGGSIRQPAAFCGVVGLKPTYGRVSRYGLVAFGSSLDHIGPFARDVTDAALLLRAIAGADPRDSTCLPAPVPDYAAGLPQGLTGLRLGLPDEYFIDGMDPEIERAVRAAVDVVRGLGATVERVSLPATPHALATYYVIAPAEASSNLARYDGVKYGLRVPGARDLVEMSSRTRAAGFGAEVKRRIMLGTYVLSAGYHEAYYGRAQKVRTLVRRDFDAAFGRVDLIVAPMTPNVAFKHGEKEDPLAMYLNDVFAVPADMTGLPAISVPCGFSVQGLPIGLQFIGKALDEAGVLRAAYAYEQATPWHTRKPALP; from the coding sequence ATGCCGATCCACGAGCTGACCTCCGCATATCGCCGGGGCGAGACGACGCCGACGGCGGCGACCGAGGCCTACCTCGCGCGGATCGCGAAGCTCGACGGCGAGCTCGGGGCCTATCTCACGGTCACGCGCGAGCACGCCCTGCGGGCCGCCGCCGACGCGGACGCGCGCTACCGGGCGGGGACGCCGCTCGGCCCGCTCGACGGTGCGCCGCTCGCCTACAAGGACGTGCTCTGCACGCGCGGCGTGACGACCACCTGCGGCTCCCGGATGCTCGAGCGCTTCGTGCCGCCCTACGACGCGACCGTCATCGCGCGCCTGGCGGCCGCGGGCGCGGTGATGCTCGGCAAGGGCAACATGGACGAGTTCGCGATGGGCTCCTCCACCGAGCACTCGGCCTTCAAGCCGACCCGCAACCCCTGGGACCTCGCGCGCGTCCCCGGCGGCTCGTCCGGCGGTCCCGCCGCCGCCGTCGCCGCGGGCCTCGCCGCGGGCGGGCTCGGCACCGACACGGGCGGCTCGATCCGCCAGCCCGCCGCCTTCTGCGGCGTCGTCGGGCTCAAGCCGACCTACGGGCGCGTCTCGCGCTACGGGCTCGTCGCGTTCGGCTCCTCGCTCGACCACATCGGCCCGTTCGCGCGAGACGTCACCGACGCGGCGCTCCTGCTCCGGGCGATCGCGGGCGCGGACCCGCGCGACTCGACGTGTCTCCCCGCGCCCGTGCCCGACTACGCCGCGGGGCTGCCGCAGGGCCTGACGGGACTGCGGCTCGGGCTCCCCGACGAGTACTTCATCGACGGCATGGACCCCGAGATCGAGCGCGCCGTCCGCGCCGCGGTGGACGTGGTGCGGGGGCTCGGCGCCACGGTCGAGCGCGTCTCGCTCCCGGCGACGCCCCACGCGCTCGCGACCTACTACGTCATCGCCCCCGCGGAGGCCTCGTCGAACCTCGCGCGCTACGACGGCGTGAAGTACGGCCTGCGCGTTCCGGGGGCGCGGGACCTCGTCGAGATGTCGAGCCGCACGCGCGCGGCGGGCTTCGGCGCCGAGGTCAAGCGCCGGATCATGCTCGGCACCTACGTGCTGTCGGCCGGCTACCACGAGGCCTACTACGGGCGCGCCCAGAAGGTGCGGACGCTCGTGCGCCGCGACTTCGACGCCGCGTTCGGCCGTGTGGACCTGATCGTCGCGCCCATGACGCCGAACGTCGCCTTCAAGCACGGGGAGAAGGAGGACCCCCTCGCGATGTACCTGAACGACGTCTTCGCCGTCCCGGCGGACATGACGGGGCTCCCCGCGATCTCGGTGCCGTGCGGGTTCAGCGTGCAGGGGCTGCCGATCGGGCTCCAGTTCATCGGCAAGGCGCTCGACGAGGCCGGCGTCCTGCGCGCCGCGTACGCCTACGAGCAGGCGACGCCGTGGCACACGCGGAAGCCGGCCCTGCCATGA
- the gatC gene encoding Asp-tRNA(Asn)/Glu-tRNA(Gln) amidotransferase subunit GatC, with product MISREDVLHVARLARLELDDAELEKMRAQLDSILTYIDRLKALDVTGVEPTSHAVPLVNVMRDDEVVPSFPQDEMLRNAPDRVGELFRVPRIIED from the coding sequence ATGATCTCCCGCGAGGACGTGCTCCACGTCGCGCGGCTCGCGCGGCTCGAGCTCGACGACGCCGAGCTCGAGAAGATGCGCGCACAGCTCGACTCGATCCTGACCTACATCGACCGGCTCAAGGCGCTCGACGTCACCGGCGTCGAGCCGACGTCCCACGCCGTGCCGCTCGTCAACGTGATGCGCGACGACGAGGTCGTCCCGAGCTTCCCCCAGGACGAGATGCTGCGGAACGCTCCCGACCGCGTCGGCGAGCTGTTCCGGGTCCCGCGGATCATCGAGGACTGA
- a CDS encoding 3'-5' exonuclease — protein APAGIRAPLIATFHAACVRILRAHIRHLGYSPHFTIYDEDDRLALVKECMRELDLTDRMWTPAALVHRISAAKNQMVSVEEVEHAARGPREEKIGELYRCYQARLAAASAVDFDDLLLLTVRLFEEVPEVLRRYRDLWTHVLVDEYQDTNRAQYRIIRQLTGEHRNVCVVGDADQSIYRWRGADIRNILDFETDYPGTRVIRLEQNYRSTKRILAIAAAVIDNNVARKEKTLWTENAEGERAQVYRAWDEHEEANFVAQGIRAARSAGTPWDDVAVFYRTNAQSRVLEDALRRGGIPYVIIGSVRFYERKEIKDALAYLRLVVNPADDVAFRRAVQAPGRGIGRATLGRLDDVAAREGRPLSAVAAAPPADVTGKPRRALEDFAALVASLAARRAGAAVPAFIDEVLTASGYREDLRRERSSEAEARLENLEELIAAAEDHARSQDDPTLEGFLDGVALVSDVDELPDGTRGVTLMTLHSAKGLEFPVVFLTGMEEGVFPHARSMASTDEVEEERRLCYVGVTRAKERLAISYALHRRMHGYGLGEPSRFLLEMPEEHLTLLGAAGREPRRDAPVEEPQLDAGGDDLPLKVGARVRHGRWGEGLVVGVERSGGDTLVTVRFASVGRKQLSLQYARLEEI, from the coding sequence CGCGCCCGCCGGCATCCGCGCGCCGCTCATCGCCACGTTCCACGCGGCGTGCGTGCGGATCCTCCGCGCGCACATCCGCCACCTCGGCTACTCGCCGCACTTCACGATCTACGACGAGGACGACCGCCTGGCGCTCGTGAAGGAGTGCATGCGGGAGCTGGACCTGACCGACCGGATGTGGACGCCCGCCGCGCTCGTCCACCGGATCAGCGCGGCGAAGAACCAGATGGTCTCGGTGGAGGAGGTCGAGCACGCGGCGCGGGGCCCGCGCGAGGAGAAGATCGGGGAACTCTACCGGTGCTATCAGGCGCGCCTCGCTGCGGCGTCGGCCGTGGACTTCGACGACCTCCTGCTCCTCACGGTGCGGCTCTTCGAGGAGGTGCCCGAGGTCCTCCGCCGGTACCGGGACCTCTGGACCCACGTCCTCGTGGACGAGTACCAGGACACGAACCGCGCCCAGTACCGGATCATCCGCCAGCTCACGGGCGAGCACCGCAACGTGTGCGTCGTGGGCGACGCCGACCAGTCGATTTATCGTTGGCGCGGGGCCGACATCCGGAACATCCTCGACTTCGAGACGGACTATCCCGGCACCCGTGTCATCCGGCTCGAGCAGAACTACCGGTCCACCAAGCGCATCCTGGCGATCGCCGCCGCGGTCATCGACAACAACGTCGCGCGCAAGGAGAAGACGCTCTGGACCGAGAACGCCGAGGGCGAGCGCGCCCAGGTCTACCGCGCCTGGGACGAGCACGAGGAGGCCAACTTCGTCGCGCAGGGGATCCGCGCGGCGCGGAGCGCCGGCACCCCGTGGGACGACGTCGCGGTCTTCTACCGCACGAACGCGCAGTCCCGCGTGCTCGAGGACGCGCTGCGGCGCGGCGGCATCCCGTACGTCATCATCGGGTCGGTGAGGTTCTACGAGCGCAAGGAGATCAAGGACGCGCTCGCGTACCTGCGCCTCGTCGTGAACCCGGCGGACGACGTCGCCTTCCGTCGCGCGGTCCAGGCGCCCGGGCGCGGCATCGGCCGCGCGACGCTCGGGCGCCTCGACGACGTGGCCGCGCGCGAGGGGCGCCCGCTCTCCGCGGTCGCCGCGGCGCCGCCGGCCGACGTCACGGGCAAGCCGCGCCGGGCGCTGGAAGACTTCGCCGCCCTCGTCGCGTCCCTCGCCGCCCGGCGCGCGGGCGCCGCCGTGCCCGCGTTCATCGACGAGGTCCTGACCGCCTCCGGCTACCGCGAGGACCTCCGGCGCGAGCGCTCGTCGGAGGCCGAGGCGCGCCTGGAGAACCTCGAGGAGCTGATCGCGGCGGCCGAGGACCACGCCCGGTCGCAGGACGACCCCACGCTCGAGGGCTTCCTGGACGGCGTCGCCCTCGTCAGCGACGTGGACGAGCTGCCGGACGGGACGCGCGGGGTCACGCTCATGACCCTCCACTCGGCCAAGGGGCTCGAGTTCCCCGTCGTGTTCCTCACGGGCATGGAGGAGGGCGTCTTCCCCCACGCGCGCTCGATGGCCTCGACCGACGAGGTCGAGGAGGAGCGGCGCCTCTGCTACGTCGGCGTCACGCGCGCGAAGGAGCGCCTCGCGATCTCCTACGCGCTCCACCGGCGGATGCACGGCTACGGCCTCGGCGAGCCGTCGCGCTTCCTGCTCGAGATGCCCGAGGAGCACCTGACGCTCCTCGGCGCCGCGGGGCGCGAGCCGCGCCGCGACGCCCCCGTCGAGGAGCCGCAGCTCGACGCGGGCGGCGACGACCTGCCGCTCAAGGTCGGGGCGCGCGTCCGTCACGGCCGTTGGGGGGAGGGGCTCGTCGTCGGCGTCGAGCGGAGCGGGGGCGACACGCTCGTGACCGTGCGCTTCGCCTCGGTGGGCCGCAAGCAGCTCTCGCTCCAGTACGCGCGCCTCGAGGAGATCTGA
- the gatB gene encoding Asp-tRNA(Asn)/Glu-tRNA(Gln) amidotransferase subunit GatB — MSTMTKPSYEVVIGLEVHAQLLTRSKMFCGCAATFGAAPNSQTCPVCQGMPGVLPVVNRRAVEFGIKTALAFDCRVNPACRFARKHYYYPDMPKNYQISQYEEPLAEDGLLEIEVDGTSRTIGIQRLHLEEDVGKLLHEGTLETAQASLVDYNRSGVPLMETVSKPDLRSPGEAAAYLRAFRAVLVYLGVCDGNMEEGSLRCDANVSLRPRGAAELGTKVEIKNMNSFRNVQRALEFEVERQAKALGAGERIVQETRLWDAERGYTRSMRSKEFAHDYRYFPEPDLVPLEISRAWVDAIRAGLPELPRARRQRFVTQYGLPPYDAGVLTQARALAEYHEQATAALKRAAPSLTLSQAAKSTSNWIMSELLHVLPADDEAAIREAKITPSRLAGLLKLIENGTISGKIAKDVFQKMFASGEDAQAIVAREGLVQVADESALAAVIDQVIAENPKALEDYRKGKTAAKGAFVGQIMKATQGKANPAMVNRLLEEKLSKI, encoded by the coding sequence ATGAGTACGATGACGAAGCCGAGCTACGAGGTCGTCATCGGGCTCGAGGTCCACGCCCAGCTCCTGACGCGCTCGAAGATGTTCTGCGGCTGCGCCGCGACGTTCGGCGCCGCGCCCAACAGCCAGACGTGCCCGGTGTGCCAGGGGATGCCCGGCGTCCTGCCCGTGGTGAACCGCCGGGCCGTCGAGTTCGGCATCAAGACGGCGCTCGCCTTCGACTGCCGCGTGAACCCGGCGTGCCGGTTCGCGCGGAAGCATTATTACTACCCGGACATGCCGAAGAACTACCAGATCAGCCAATATGAAGAACCGCTCGCCGAAGATGGCTTACTCGAAATCGAAGTCGACGGCACGTCTCGCACCATCGGGATCCAGCGCCTGCACCTCGAGGAGGACGTCGGCAAGCTCCTCCACGAGGGGACGCTGGAGACGGCGCAGGCGAGCCTCGTGGACTACAACCGCTCGGGCGTGCCGCTCATGGAAACGGTCTCGAAGCCCGACCTCCGCTCGCCCGGGGAGGCGGCGGCGTACCTCCGCGCCTTCCGCGCCGTGCTCGTGTACCTCGGCGTCTGCGACGGCAACATGGAGGAGGGCTCGCTCCGCTGCGACGCGAACGTCTCGCTGCGGCCGCGCGGCGCGGCGGAGCTCGGCACGAAGGTCGAGATCAAGAACATGAACTCGTTCCGGAACGTGCAGCGGGCGCTGGAGTTCGAGGTGGAGCGGCAGGCCAAGGCGCTCGGCGCGGGCGAGCGGATCGTGCAGGAGACGCGCCTCTGGGACGCCGAGCGTGGCTACACGCGCTCGATGCGCTCGAAGGAGTTCGCGCACGACTACCGCTATTTCCCCGAGCCGGACCTGGTGCCACTCGAGATCTCCCGCGCGTGGGTGGACGCGATCCGCGCGGGGCTGCCCGAGCTGCCACGCGCGCGGCGACAGCGCTTCGTGACCCAGTACGGCCTACCCCCGTACGACGCCGGTGTGCTGACTCAGGCTCGGGCGCTGGCCGAGTATCACGAACAGGCGACCGCCGCACTGAAGCGGGCGGCGCCCTCGTTGACGCTCAGCCAAGCGGCCAAGAGCACGTCCAACTGGATCATGTCCGAGCTCCTCCATGTGCTGCCGGCAGATGACGAAGCGGCTATCCGCGAAGCCAAAATCACGCCGTCGCGGCTGGCCGGCCTGCTGAAGCTCATCGAGAACGGGACGATCAGCGGCAAGATCGCCAAGGACGTCTTCCAGAAGATGTTCGCGTCGGGCGAGGACGCCCAGGCGATCGTCGCCCGCGAAGGGCTCGTGCAAGTGGCCGACGAGTCGGCGCTCGCGGCGGTCATCGACCAGGTCATCGCGGAGAACCCGAAGGCGCTCGAGGACTACAGAAAGGGCAAGACGGCCGCCAAGGGCGCGTTCGTGGGCCAGATCATGAAGGCCACCCAGGGGAAGGCCAACCCCGCCATGGTCAATCGCCTGCTCGAGGAGAAGCTCTCTAAAATCTGA
- a CDS encoding ATP-binding cassette domain-containing protein, with amino-acid sequence MIELHRVSKVFSVGPVKVPALTDVSLRIGKGEFAVLTGASGAGKTTLLRLLYRDDLPSEGEVEVLGYDVGALRRSQVAALRRSIGVVFQDAKLLPARTVYENVAFVLRVLGTPRREITPRVFDALRTVGISARAQAYPAQLSQGEAQRASLARAIVRKPALLLADEPTGNLDDAMQAEIIDVIKAIQAVGTTVVLATHQARLVQMLRRRTITLEGGCLVKDEG; translated from the coding sequence ATGATTGAGCTTCATCGCGTATCGAAGGTGTTCTCGGTCGGGCCCGTGAAGGTCCCAGCGCTGACCGACGTCTCCCTGCGGATCGGCAAAGGGGAGTTCGCCGTGCTCACCGGCGCGTCGGGGGCGGGGAAGACGACGCTCCTCCGCCTGCTCTACCGCGACGACCTCCCGAGCGAGGGCGAGGTCGAGGTCCTCGGGTACGACGTCGGCGCGCTCCGCCGCTCGCAGGTCGCGGCCCTGCGCCGCTCGATCGGCGTCGTCTTCCAGGACGCGAAGCTCCTGCCCGCGCGCACCGTCTACGAGAACGTGGCCTTCGTCCTGCGCGTCCTCGGCACGCCCCGGCGCGAGATCACCCCGCGCGTCTTCGACGCCCTCCGCACCGTCGGCATCTCGGCCCGCGCCCAGGCCTATCCCGCCCAGCTCTCGCAGGGGGAAGCTCAGCGCGCGTCCCTGGCCAGGGCGATCGTCAGGAAGCCCGCGTTGCTCCTCGCCGACGAGCCGACGGGGAACCTCGACGACGCGATGCAGGCCGAGATCATCGACGTGATCAAGGCCATCCAGGCGGTCGGGACGACCGTGGTCCTCGCCACCCACCAGGCGCGGCTCGTCCAGATGCTGCGCCGCCGCACGATCACGCTCGAGGGCGGCTGCCTCGTGAAGGACGAGGGCTAG